The genomic region TCAACGGCCGGCTGCCGTGGGCGTCGAACCTGCTGCCCGATTTCGTGTCGGTCACCGCGGCCGTCGATGCTCACGACGAGCAGCAGAAGCTCATCGTCGCCTTCGGCAGCCGCACGCCGGGGGTCGAGATCGACCCATACCCGCCGCTCCTGGCGCTGCAGGCCACCGGCAGCTCGTCGCTGCGCTTCCGCGACGCGCGCATCGGTGCCGAGTGGATCGTGTCCGACGACCTCGATGGCTTCGTGCGCCACATCCTGCCGACCTTCCTGCTGCTGCAGTGCGCCTTCTGCGCCGGCCTGGCGAGGCGCGGGCTCGACGAGGCCGCCGAGGCGCTGGGCGGCCAGCGCGAGGTGCTGCGTCCGGCGCTCGAGACGCTCCAATCCGGGCTCGCCGCGGCCGAGGTCCAGCTCCACACCTACGCCGGCCGCCCGGATGGCGAGGCCATCCCGCTGCGCGACCTGCTCGCGCTGCGCCTCGAGTGGGCCGGCCTGGCCGGCGAGGCGGTCGGGCTCGAGCTGAAGGCGGCCGGTGGACGCGGCTACCTGCGCAGCAGCGGCACCGCGCGCCGGCTGCGCGAGGCCGCCTTCCTCCCCATCCAGGCTCCCACGGAGGTACAGCTGCGATGGGCGCTGTCGCGCTTCGCGTAGCCGGCGGCTACAAGACCTACCACCGCGGCACGCGCGAGTTCGCGGTGCTGCGCGACGTCAACCTCGAGGTGCGCGACGGCGAGCTGCTCGCCCTGCTCGGCCCCAGCGGCTGCGGCAAGTCGACCCTGCTGCGCACCATCGCCGGGCTCGAGCCGCTGCAGGCCGGCTCGATCACGATCAACGGCGGCAACGGGCAGCGAGCCGAGCGCATCGGCATCGCCTTCCAGCAGCCCAATCTGTATCCGTGGCTGACGGTGGCCGAGAACGTGGGCCTCGGCCTGCGCTTCGCGGCCAACGCCGCGGTCGCACGCGACCGGCCGGTGGAGGCGCTGCTGGCCGAGTTCGGCCTTGCGCCCATCGCCGACGCCTTTCCCCACGAGCTGTCCGGCGGCCAGGCGCAGCGCGTGAGCCTGGCGCGCACGGTCGTCGCCCGACCGCGCGTGCTGCTGCTGGACGAGCCGTTCGCCGCGCTCGACCCGCGCACGCGGGCCACCCTCACCGCATGGCTCCTCGAGCTGCGGCGCAACCACCGCCTCACGGTGGTGATGGTCACCCACGACGTGAGCGAGGCGCTGGCGGTCGGCGACCGCGTGGCGCTCATGTCGGCGGCGCCGGGCTCGATCGGCGATGTGTGGGAGGTGGCGGCGGCGGTCCGGGCGGATCGCGAGTCATCACCCGCCCGGGCGCTGCGCCGCGAGATCGTGAGCCGCTACGCGACCGACGCCGGAGGGGCCTGACCGATGCACGCCACCCACGAACCACCGCAAAGGGGCACTCCATGACGCCGCGACACCACTCCCGCAGGGAATTCCTGCGCCTGGCCGGGCTGGCCGCGCTGGGCGCCAGCCTGGCGCCGGGGCTGCTGGCGGCCTGTGCGGCGCCGGGCGCGACCGCCAGCCCGCGCCCGACCGACCCGTCGCGCGGCGGCGATGTCGGTGCGCTGCGCATCGGCTACCTGCCCATCACCGATGCCGCCCCGCTGCTGCTGGCCCACGCGCGCGGCATCTACGCCGAGCACGGCCTGCGAGCCGAGCGGCCGACCCTCTTCCGCGGCTGGTCGCAGCTGGCGGAGGCCTTCCAGGCGGGGCAGGTGGACGCGGTCCACATCCTGATGCCGATGGCCATCTGGCTGCGCTTCGCGCAGGGCTTCCCGCTCAAGCTGGTGGCCTGGGACCACACCGGCGGCTCGGCGCTCACCGTCGGCGACGAGGTCCGCGAGCTCACCGACCTGGTCGGCCAGACGGTGGCGGTGCCGTTCTGGTACTCGATCCACAACGTGGTGCTCCAGCTCCTGCTGCGCGAGGCGGGCATCACCGCGCTGACCGAGGGAGCGGCATCGGCCGCCGACCGATCGGTGAAGCTGGTGGTCATGGCGCCGCCGGACATGCCGCCGGCGCTGGCCAACGGATCGATCGCGGGCTACATCGTGGCCGATCCGTTCAACGCGGTGGCGGAGGTGAACGGCATCGGCAAGGTGCTGCGCTTCACCGGCGACGTGTGGCGTGACCACGCCTGCTGCGTGGTGGTCATGCATGAGGACGACGTGCGCGACCGTCCGCAGTACGCGCAGGCGGTGGTGAGCTCGGTGGCCAGCGCCCAGCTGTGGACGGCGGCCAACCGGAGCGAGGCGGCGCGCGTGCTGTCGGCCGACGGCGAGAACTACCTGCCACAGCCGCTGCCGGCCATCGAGCGCGCGCTGACCCACTACGACCACGGCGAGTACGTGGCAACGGGCGCCATCGAGCACGCCGACTGGGAGACCGAGCGCATCGGCTTCCAGCCCTTCCCGTTCCCGACCTACACCACCGAGCTGG from Chloroflexota bacterium harbors:
- a CDS encoding acyl-CoA dehydrogenase family protein encodes the protein MSVLETPMPAAIGGELTAYFEGRAAEVDAGGAGVRHAIAFVARRGLLDGDRADLDATIGLIAAIAWSDLSSAFSLWCHRMAIAYLETLPPAAWLRREVLPRLLSGEVLGSTALAGATAHYLSRAPLSLTFERDGDEVVLNGRLPWASNLLPDFVSVTAAVDAHDEQQKLIVAFGSRTPGVEIDPYPPLLALQATGSSSLRFRDARIGAEWIVSDDLDGFVRHILPTFLLLQCAFCAGLARRGLDEAAEALGGQREVLRPALETLQSGLAAAEVQLHTYAGRPDGEAIPLRDLLALRLEWAGLAGEAVGLELKAAGGRGYLRSSGTARRLREAAFLPIQAPTEVQLRWALSRFA
- a CDS encoding ABC transporter ATP-binding protein, coding for MGAVALRVAGGYKTYHRGTREFAVLRDVNLEVRDGELLALLGPSGCGKSTLLRTIAGLEPLQAGSITINGGNGQRAERIGIAFQQPNLYPWLTVAENVGLGLRFAANAAVARDRPVEALLAEFGLAPIADAFPHELSGGQAQRVSLARTVVARPRVLLLDEPFAALDPRTRATLTAWLLELRRNHRLTVVMVTHDVSEALAVGDRVALMSAAPGSIGDVWEVAAAVRADRESSPARALRREIVSRYATDAGGA
- a CDS encoding ABC transporter substrate-binding protein — its product is MTPRHHSRREFLRLAGLAALGASLAPGLLAACAAPGATASPRPTDPSRGGDVGALRIGYLPITDAAPLLLAHARGIYAEHGLRAERPTLFRGWSQLAEAFQAGQVDAVHILMPMAIWLRFAQGFPLKLVAWDHTGGSALTVGDEVRELTDLVGQTVAVPFWYSIHNVVLQLLLREAGITALTEGAASAADRSVKLVVMAPPDMPPALANGSIAGYIVADPFNAVAEVNGIGKVLRFTGDVWRDHACCVVVMHEDDVRDRPQYAQAVVSSVASAQLWTAANRSEAARVLSADGENYLPQPLPAIERALTHYDHGEYVATGAIEHADWETERIGFQPFPFPTYTTELVRLLKETGVEGETGFLDELDPAAAHAQLVDDSFARQAISDLGGPAAFGLADGLSRTEQIEA